CACAGAAATTAGTGCACACCTTCTCAGTGACCCGATCACTAGATTTGGTGCATTCCTTAAAACGTTTAGCTAATACATTATGTAACTTGTCCTTTTGCAGGTCCAACATGCCAGCAAACAAATTACAGCTGATATGCAGTACAAGGGTATTGTGGACTGCGTTGTCCGTATTCCCAAGGAGCAGGGTTTCTTGTCATTCTGGAGAGGCAACTTGGCCAACGTCATCAGATATTTCCCCACTCAGGCCCTCAACTTTGCTTTCAAGGACAAGTACAAGAAAGTCTTCCTGGACGGCGTAGACAAGCACACCCAGTTCTGGAGGTACTTTGCTGGTAACTTGGCCTCTGGTGGTGCTGCTGGTGCAACCTCTCTCTGCTTTGTATACCCTCTTGACTTTGCCAGAACCCGTCTGGCAGCAGACGTTGGCAAAGCTGGAGCCGAGAGAGAGTTCTCGGGTTTGGGCAACTGCTTAGTGAAAATCTCCAAGTCTGATGGCATCAAGGGTCTGTACCAGGGCTTCAACGTATCTGTGCAGGGCATCATCATCTACAGAGCAGCTTACTTCGGCATCTACGACACAGCCAAGGGTGAGTCTGTTGGAATTGTAGGGATGACGTtagagtgtgtttgtggtttattaattgatttaatgCCTTCCGCTGTAGGCATGTTGCCAGATCCCAAGAACACCCATATTGTCGTGAGTTGGATGATTGCTCAGACTGTAACAGCTGTTGCTGGCCTTGCATCCTACCCCTTTGATACCGTGCGTCGTCGTATGATGATGCAGTCTGGACGCAAAGGAGGTAAGCGTATAGCACGTTGTGTGCAAAACTTTCATTTGTCCCCTTCCTTTTATGAGACGAGTAATGTACGCATCATTTTGCATTGCAGCTGACATCATGTACACTGGTACGATTGACTGCTGGAGGAAGATTGCCCGTGATGAGGGTGGCAAGGCCTTCTTCAAGGGAGCTTGGTCCAATGTTCTCCGTGGCATGGGTGGTGCCTTTGTGCTCGTCCTGTATGACGAGTTTAAGAAAGTCATCTAAATGTTTGACTGCTAGTGTTGAGgtgtaaagtgtaaaataaCATGTACATTTGCAAGGACACAAATTCTGCCTTATTTATAGGGACCAACTAGTATAGCTGTACTAGTTGTACTGTGGGAATAGttatatgcttttattttgtcaCTGCTTTGTTTTTCCCCTCATCACGCCATTCCTGGAAGAAGCCATGCCAGGTACTGAAACCTGTCTCTTCATCCAGTCTGTTTGAGACAATTCAATAAAGACCAACTGAACCTGATCTTAACTTTTGTGTTAAGCtatgtttgttgttttgcacTTATTTTCCAGgttgttttattgattttaaatCTAAAGTATTGTTGATAGATTTATCTCCATTGTTGATGACTAGTGTTTGTTCAACAGTCTCTGATTTAATGCCCTAAGAGGTATAGACAGGCATGCTGTATTTCTAGAGTTTCAAATGCCTGGGCCATCTTCCACTCTTGTGTGGGTGTCGGCCAAGAACAGCCGTGATGGACATGATATCTTGGTGCCTCTTGAGTCATTTATACTAATAGGGAATATATACATTTTCCCCTCCCCCAATAATGTCTGCTTATTTTAGGCTTCACTGCTTACCAGAAAAGATTTCACTTTGTTTATGCAGCAGGCAAAGGTATGTTTGGCATACCCTGTTTCTCTGTTTCAATAACGCAATCTGCCTTTGTGATACACAAGTGACTTGTCTAGGTTTCCATGAAAAAGGATCAAAGGTTTAACTTGATTATTGGCTGATTGGTTAACTATATATAGCCCTGATATGGAAGCTTCTCAGTATTCATTGAAATGTAACACTGCAGTGTCAAAGAACATTGCTGGTTGTCTACAGGTCAAAGGTTGTTTCTTCCGTAGCCAGGGAAGAAATGTTTCAATAATTAGTTAACATTTtgacagcactttttttttttttttttaaatacagtccACTGTCAAATTTGGTTAtgatctggtgattgacttggccagtttaaaaccttccactttttcccccgaTGAAGTCCTTCATTGTGTTGACGGTGTGttttcctcccaattagattggatgcatttctctgtatatTGGCTggcagaatgtttctgtagacttcagaattcattctgGTCTTCAtcaaagattagtgagcctgttccagaagcagccatgcaagtcaAAGCCATGCCAACTACATGCACTGTGCTGGACCAATGGGCTcatgttttagatcatgagcagatgcttcctttctccacactttcactttggtagaggttaatcttggttcctgAACCTTTGTGggtcatttgtttctttgtgaattccagtctggtttTCTGATTCTTAGTGTTGTTGAGTGGTTTGCATATTGTGGTAtggtctctatatttctgctctcaaactCTTCAAGCTGTGGAGATTGTTGATTATGATTGACTTGTTTTGGGGCTtatcttcacagctctcacaatggtgtacagtactgtgcaagagtcttaggcacatgcaaagaaatgctgtagagtaaatatgcattcaaaaataattaaatgtttctctacTTAGAAATATATAAAGAGTACTTGGGATTTCTTGCCGTCTGTGATACATCCATCATTCACCCGGCAACATTTACTGCCAATCCCTCCATCTGGTCATCTCATACAGACATCCGCTACACGTCGGTCATCTGCTCAATGTGGGAGGAAATATAATTCCCTATTAAGTATGTTATCCGAACTACCAAAGGAACCGTGACCTACACTACCTAAATGTTTTTAACCTGCTATCACTCTGTATAATTGCTGGTCCTTGACAGATAAGGCATCAAAGCTCTGCACCACAATAACTGTGAAAAACCTGGATATATTGCTACTTACTGAAACATGGCAAATCCCTAATGATAATTTACACATGAATCTGCATCGGCTAAACCTCACTCGAAATCAAGAGGTGGCAGTTTAGCTGTTGCATATGGTAGCAGCTTGAACATCAAAAATATTGTTCATGACATTACCACCTTTGAATATTATGTTAAACTGATTGTTGTGCTTGTGTGTCGGCCTGCTAACCCTCTATTGAGTTTCTATATCGATCTGTCAGAGCTGTTAACTCTTATCTGTGCCATATGTGCATTTGTGTTATTACTTGGTGATTTCACTATACATATTGATACTGATTGTGCTGCTGCCCATGAA
The window above is part of the Ictalurus punctatus breed USDA103 chromosome 8, Coco_2.0, whole genome shotgun sequence genome. Proteins encoded here:
- the slc25a5 gene encoding ADP/ATP translocase 2 (The RefSeq protein has 1 substitution compared to this genomic sequence), giving the protein MSETAISFAKDFLAGGVAAAISKTAVAPIERVKLLLQVQHASKQITADMQYKGIVDCVVRIPKEQGFLSFWRGNLANVIRYFPTQALNFAFKDKYKKVFLDGVDKHTQFWRYFAGNLASGGAAGATSLCFVYPLDFARTRLAADVGKAGAEREFSGLGNCLVKISKSDGIKGLYQGFNVSVQGIIIYRAAYFGIYDTAKGMLPDPKNTHIVVSWMIAQTVTAVAGLASYPFDTVRRRMMMQSERKGADIMYTGTIDCWRKIARDEGGKAFFKGAWSNVLRGMGGAFVLVLYDEFKKVI